Proteins from a genomic interval of Rhizobium rhododendri:
- a CDS encoding type II toxin-antitoxin system VapC family toxin: MRYLLDTNILSNITKPEPSVALMTWMADQTDDSLFIASLTVAEIHKGILEKPAGKKRTSLESWFVGDEGPQRLFANRILPFDETAALIWARLMAEGKAIGRSRGGLDTIIAATAQANGCIVVTDNEKDFYGIEIINPLRIGKG, encoded by the coding sequence ATGCGCTACCTTCTCGATACCAATATCCTGAGCAACATCACAAAGCCGGAGCCATCGGTCGCTTTGATGACATGGATGGCCGATCAGACCGACGATAGTCTTTTTATCGCTTCACTTACTGTGGCTGAAATCCATAAAGGCATCTTGGAGAAGCCCGCCGGCAAGAAGCGTACTTCTCTCGAGAGCTGGTTTGTTGGTGATGAGGGGCCGCAGCGTCTCTTCGCCAATCGTATCCTACCCTTTGACGAAACGGCAGCTCTCATATGGGCGCGATTGATGGCCGAGGGAAAAGCAATCGGGCGATCACGCGGTGGCCTTGATACCATCATAGCGGCCACCGCCCAGGCGAACGGATGCATCGTCGTGACCGACAATGAGAAAGACTTTTACGGCATAGAGATAATCAACCCGCTTCGCATCGGCAAAGGCTGA
- a CDS encoding phosphate-starvation-inducible PsiE family protein, producing the protein MIDEAYHQSKNRISDPNDALSDIRRSWSALSLYERFEQLVIVALTALISLVVIAALAGLSIRVFQLVAQGIIDPADHSVFQTVFGMIFTVLIALEFNHSIISVLKRHEHIVQARAVVLIALLALGRKFIILDASATEPLTILGLAVAILSLGAVYWLVRDQDRKDALEERCRPSSR; encoded by the coding sequence ATGATAGACGAGGCCTACCATCAGAGTAAAAACAGAATCTCAGATCCAAATGATGCACTGAGCGACATCCGTCGCTCTTGGTCAGCCCTCAGCCTCTACGAGCGTTTCGAGCAACTGGTAATCGTTGCGTTGACAGCCCTGATCAGCCTCGTGGTCATCGCTGCATTGGCGGGGTTGTCGATCCGGGTTTTCCAGTTAGTTGCGCAGGGCATTATCGACCCGGCCGATCACAGCGTTTTCCAGACCGTCTTCGGCATGATCTTTACGGTGTTGATCGCGCTAGAATTTAATCACTCGATCATCAGCGTCCTCAAGCGCCATGAACACATCGTCCAGGCCCGCGCCGTGGTACTCATCGCCCTACTGGCGCTGGGAAGGAAGTTTATAATTCTGGATGCCTCGGCCACGGAACCGCTGACAATCCTGGGCCTGGCCGTCGCGATACTATCGCTTGGTGCGGTCTACTGGCTGGTGCGCGACCAAGACCGGAAGGATGCCTTGGAAGAGCGTTGCCGACCAAGTTCACGATAA
- a CDS encoding haloacid dehalogenase type II, whose amino-acid sequence MPDPNALMFTLDPAPKVITFDCYGTLVQWYEVLLREIGAILTAHDAGGASATKILESFSAQGQRLTAERPHRLYKDVLRLGFAAAFAEHGLTPTAAEIDRIASSPMVMGPHPEVPNVLRRLRERYKLAIFTNSDDDLIAPTVARIGVPFDYVITAEQAQAYKPSRQLFEYAYREMGVTPSETVHVAMGMYWDMKARHELGLRGIWVNRRREVGNSDWRPYAEVSDLNGVAALLLPA is encoded by the coding sequence ATGCCCGACCCCAACGCCTTAATGTTCACTCTCGATCCCGCGCCGAAGGTTATTACCTTCGATTGCTATGGCACGCTCGTGCAGTGGTACGAAGTACTTCTGCGCGAGATCGGTGCAATACTGACAGCGCATGATGCGGGCGGCGCCAGCGCAACCAAAATTCTCGAAAGCTTCTCCGCGCAAGGGCAACGGCTGACGGCGGAGAGGCCGCACCGGCTTTACAAGGATGTTTTGCGCCTCGGCTTCGCTGCAGCATTCGCCGAACATGGCCTGACGCCGACCGCAGCCGAAATCGATCGCATTGCGTCGTCACCGATGGTGATGGGTCCGCACCCCGAGGTTCCGAATGTCCTGCGTCGACTGCGCGAGCGCTATAAGCTCGCGATCTTCACGAACTCTGACGACGATCTCATCGCGCCCACCGTTGCGCGCATCGGCGTACCCTTCGACTACGTCATCACCGCGGAACAGGCGCAAGCGTACAAGCCGTCGCGCCAGTTGTTCGAGTATGCCTACCGCGAGATGGGCGTGACGCCAAGCGAGACGGTGCATGTGGCGATGGGAATGTACTGGGATATGAAGGCGCGACACGAATTGGGTCTGCGCGGCATCTGGGTGAACCGGCGGCGGGAGGTAGGCAATTCAGATTGGCGGCCCTATGCAGAGGTCTCAGATTTGAACGGGGTGGCCGCATTGCTCTTGCCAGCATGA
- a CDS encoding sensor histidine kinase, which yields MAILFYNVASTRIVKEREIQVEALRSGELASLEITRIIDGLQNVMATLAAAPVVQVFNVDGCNTYLQRLGKSLPQFASLGVVDSGGTVRCIQDGKGLGITIGDRPYFREAMSKGTFVVGEFTKGRVSGTNVLPLALPITADTGGISGIVVGALDLNWLAARLKERDFGRNNALTVADRNGVILAREPFPDRFVGTLIPSAYLGLVSAFAPGTLEVSSQDGTNRILGYYPPASNAAGLYVSAGISTADFYADLNRSTYISLAIVFLGVIAAYFLAWFTSTQLVRRPVSRLVTTIKAWQKDDVGARTGMDERDGEFGVVGSAIDRFMDELVAARQERRRSEKQRELLVGELDHRVKNLLTTVQAVARQTFRDHERTDEALEIFSKRLTAMSGAHQLLMKDDWQAASLAELVAAAVTPFDNPEASQFSVLGPDLTIHSKAALALGMALHEMCTNAVKYGALREPSGRIRITWSSGSETGAPDPEFRFTWSEHDGPPVRPPERKGFGSRMIQQILAIEMAADVHVDYKVTGVVCQLTAPSAGLRAAR from the coding sequence ATGGCGATCCTTTTCTACAATGTTGCGTCTACCCGCATAGTAAAGGAGCGCGAAATTCAGGTTGAGGCCCTGCGCTCGGGTGAACTGGCTTCGTTGGAAATAACGCGGATCATCGATGGCTTGCAGAACGTGATGGCCACCCTGGCAGCTGCTCCGGTGGTTCAGGTATTCAACGTCGATGGCTGCAACACTTATTTGCAGCGCTTGGGCAAGAGCCTGCCGCAGTTTGCCAGCCTCGGTGTGGTCGATAGTGGTGGCACCGTGCGCTGTATTCAGGACGGGAAGGGCTTGGGCATCACAATTGGCGACAGGCCTTATTTTCGCGAAGCCATGAGCAAAGGCACCTTCGTTGTTGGCGAATTCACCAAGGGTAGGGTCTCCGGCACCAACGTTCTGCCTTTGGCATTGCCGATCACGGCTGACACGGGAGGCATCTCCGGCATCGTGGTCGGGGCGCTGGATCTGAATTGGCTGGCGGCACGCCTGAAAGAGCGCGATTTTGGTCGTAACAACGCACTGACCGTCGCGGATCGCAACGGCGTCATCCTGGCGCGGGAACCGTTCCCCGACAGGTTTGTCGGCACTCTAATCCCTAGCGCATACCTGGGGCTAGTCAGCGCTTTTGCTCCCGGCACACTGGAAGTCAGCAGCCAGGACGGGACAAACCGCATCCTTGGCTATTATCCGCCTGCAAGTAATGCGGCAGGCCTTTATGTCAGTGCCGGCATCTCTACCGCTGACTTCTATGCCGACCTGAACCGCTCGACCTACATCAGTCTGGCGATCGTTTTCCTGGGTGTCATTGCAGCCTATTTTCTAGCCTGGTTCACAAGCACCCAACTCGTGCGTCGGCCGGTTAGCCGGTTGGTCACAACCATCAAGGCCTGGCAGAAGGATGATGTGGGAGCGCGCACCGGCATGGACGAACGGGATGGCGAGTTCGGGGTGGTTGGCTCGGCGATCGACCGGTTCATGGATGAGCTTGTTGCCGCCCGCCAGGAGCGGCGGCGCTCCGAGAAGCAGCGGGAATTGCTGGTTGGCGAACTCGACCACCGCGTCAAAAACCTTTTGACGACTGTCCAGGCGGTTGCTCGGCAGACCTTCCGGGACCACGAGCGCACGGACGAAGCGCTTGAAATTTTCAGCAAACGACTGACCGCGATGAGCGGAGCCCATCAGTTGCTGATGAAGGACGACTGGCAAGCTGCCAGTCTTGCCGAACTCGTGGCGGCAGCCGTCACACCCTTCGATAATCCGGAGGCGTCTCAGTTCAGCGTCTTGGGGCCGGATCTGACGATTCACTCCAAAGCGGCCTTGGCGCTTGGGATGGCCCTGCACGAGATGTGCACCAATGCCGTCAAGTACGGGGCCTTGCGCGAGCCCTCCGGCCGTATCAGGATCACTTGGTCTTCTGGCTCTGAGACCGGCGCTCCCGACCCTGAGTTCCGGTTCACCTGGTCCGAGCATGATGGCCCACCGGTTCGGCCGCCCGAGCGAAAAGGGTTTGGATCAAGGATGATACAGCAGATCCTGGCGATCGAAATGGCGGCTGATGTCCATGTTGATTACAAAGTGACTGGTGTTGTCTGTCAACTCACGGCGCCATCTGCTGGATTGCGAGCCGCAAGATAA
- a CDS encoding helix-turn-helix domain-containing protein: MTKVPNAIDLQVGANMRFLRVRLGISQETLAEHLGVAFQQVQKYEKGANRISASKIVMTCRLFGCPIVHLFYGVEDVDLGAVTTPRAKDQSSTAIKAMKLFDTIPGKQRTALLALIRSLAVSDLASEDEDGSHD; encoded by the coding sequence ATGACCAAAGTCCCCAATGCCATCGATCTGCAGGTGGGCGCAAATATGCGCTTCCTACGCGTCCGCCTAGGCATCTCTCAGGAAACCTTGGCGGAGCATCTCGGCGTAGCGTTTCAGCAGGTTCAAAAATACGAAAAAGGGGCGAACCGGATCAGTGCAAGCAAAATTGTGATGACCTGTCGCCTGTTTGGCTGCCCCATCGTGCACCTGTTCTACGGTGTCGAAGACGTCGACTTGGGTGCTGTGACTACCCCCCGTGCCAAGGACCAATCCAGCACTGCAATAAAGGCGATGAAACTGTTCGATACTATTCCGGGAAAGCAGCGGACCGCACTACTCGCACTCATTCGCTCGCTCGCGGTGTCTGATTTGGCATCCGAAGATGAGGATGGATCCCATGACTAG
- a CDS encoding metalloregulator ArsR/SmtB family transcription factor, translating to MALNSVFHALADPTRRAVIQRLTKGPATVSELAEPFDMALPSFVKHIAVLEESHLIVSRKQGRIRTCSLESGNFVAAERWFDDIRAQWESRYENLDNLLLTLKGDKNDV from the coding sequence ATGGCTCTCAACTCGGTCTTCCACGCACTTGCGGATCCCACCCGCAGGGCGGTCATCCAGCGTCTGACCAAAGGCCCGGCAACGGTGAGCGAATTGGCGGAGCCGTTCGACATGGCGCTGCCGTCGTTCGTCAAACATATTGCGGTGCTGGAGGAGTCGCATCTGATTGTCTCGCGCAAACAGGGACGCATCCGGACCTGCAGTCTCGAAAGCGGGAACTTCGTCGCGGCCGAACGCTGGTTCGATGACATACGGGCGCAATGGGAAAGCCGGTACGAAAACCTAGACAATCTATTGCTAACATTGAAAGGAGACAAGAATGACGTCTGA
- a CDS encoding SRPBCC domain-containing protein: protein MTSDLRFEFSADMTSNVIKVVREFDAPHLLVWDCHTKRELLDRWFAPKPLTTETKHMDFREGGYWHYAMITPDNQKFWNRLDYKTITPIDGYTALDGFCDETGAVNPDMPGSHWDVRFAGASQRTLVTTVVQYASSEALQTVIDMGMKDGMASTMERLDELLPVLLAG, encoded by the coding sequence ATGACGTCTGATTTACGCTTTGAATTTTCCGCCGACATGACCAGCAACGTGATTAAGGTGGTACGGGAGTTCGATGCTCCCCACCTGCTCGTGTGGGACTGCCACACCAAACGCGAACTGCTCGACCGCTGGTTTGCGCCGAAGCCTTTGACCACAGAAACGAAGCACATGGACTTCCGCGAGGGTGGATACTGGCACTATGCCATGATTACCCCTGACAACCAGAAATTCTGGAACCGCTTGGACTATAAGACAATCACGCCAATCGACGGCTACACGGCCCTGGATGGCTTCTGCGACGAGACCGGCGCCGTAAACCCAGACATGCCGGGATCGCATTGGGACGTCAGGTTTGCTGGCGCCAGCCAGCGCACGCTGGTCACAACCGTTGTTCAGTACGCCTCGTCAGAGGCTCTCCAGACGGTTATCGACATGGGCATGAAAGATGGCATGGCTTCGACCATGGAGCGCCTCGACGAATTGCTGCCGGTACTGCTGGCGGGCTAA
- a CDS encoding sensor domain-containing diguanylate cyclase, translating into MRFVRFKLVGPTILGMAVLIAGMAAISYFGVGRLDAETRRRQEMLVERNVSIWISEVEFSLTAWTVWDEAIANLDNVFDRSWTDRNIGASLIGTSRTRAVIVLDATDKIIYSKTDETVQGLSYFVRGPSSIAKDAAELVKGVRIREQQHKQPGIPQPIAVSRIMVIGDESVLLSASLFQPDFGTSKPKGPRGPILITAMPIAGTLQGVFGERFDLDDARIEPLGEVSPDRARAAIAVGPQGEVEVISWRSPTPATDILWQSSPLIVTVGLVLIIGSYLMIKTSHSAAQSLLGRERQMRHAATHDFLTGLPNRFLLDLEFVACTSAGVTQVICLDLDGFKGVNDRHGHATGDELLQVVAERLRSGTRGLDRIFRLGGDEFAIFMPCISTEEAREACQRLSALLAAKFKLSICEVSIGASFGISQADERTPNCDAALKAADAALYHAKSVKRGSVVVNGDLSRT; encoded by the coding sequence ATGCGTTTCGTTCGTTTCAAACTGGTTGGCCCGACTATTCTCGGCATGGCTGTCCTTATCGCCGGTATGGCCGCCATTTCCTATTTCGGAGTAGGGCGGCTAGATGCGGAGACCCGGCGACGGCAGGAAATGTTGGTCGAACGGAACGTCTCTATCTGGATCAGCGAGGTTGAATTTTCCCTGACTGCCTGGACGGTCTGGGACGAGGCAATCGCCAATCTCGACAATGTGTTCGATCGCTCATGGACTGACCGCAACATTGGCGCATCTTTGATCGGTACATCGCGTACACGTGCGGTCATCGTGCTAGATGCCACCGATAAGATCATCTATTCTAAGACGGATGAGACCGTGCAGGGTCTGTCGTATTTTGTCAGGGGGCCATCGTCGATCGCAAAGGACGCGGCTGAGCTGGTGAAAGGCGTTCGCATAAGGGAGCAGCAGCACAAGCAACCCGGGATTCCTCAACCGATTGCGGTAAGCCGGATCATGGTCATCGGCGACGAATCTGTTCTCCTTTCCGCAAGCCTGTTTCAACCGGACTTCGGGACGTCGAAGCCCAAGGGACCGCGTGGACCCATTCTGATCACTGCCATGCCGATAGCGGGCACGCTGCAGGGCGTTTTCGGGGAGCGGTTCGATCTGGACGACGCACGCATCGAGCCCCTGGGTGAGGTCTCGCCGGACCGGGCGAGGGCTGCAATTGCGGTAGGGCCACAAGGCGAGGTCGAAGTCATATCATGGCGTTCACCAACTCCGGCAACCGATATATTGTGGCAGTCGTCTCCCCTGATTGTCACGGTAGGCCTGGTCCTAATTATAGGATCGTATCTGATGATCAAAACGTCCCACTCCGCCGCCCAGTCCCTTCTGGGACGCGAACGTCAAATGCGCCATGCCGCGACCCATGACTTTCTTACAGGTCTTCCAAATCGATTTTTGTTGGATCTGGAGTTCGTCGCTTGCACGAGCGCTGGTGTGACGCAGGTGATATGTCTCGATCTGGATGGCTTCAAGGGTGTAAACGATCGCCACGGTCACGCGACTGGCGATGAGTTGCTGCAAGTGGTGGCCGAGCGGCTCCGATCTGGGACACGCGGCTTGGATCGGATTTTCCGTCTTGGTGGCGACGAGTTCGCGATATTCATGCCCTGTATCTCGACCGAGGAAGCCAGAGAGGCTTGCCAAAGACTGTCAGCCTTGCTCGCAGCGAAGTTTAAGTTGTCGATTTGTGAGGTTTCGATCGGGGCATCATTCGGCATAAGCCAAGCTGATGAAAGAACGCCAAATTGTGATGCGGCGCTGAAAGCCGCAGATGCCGCGCTGTACCATGCAAAGTCGGTTAAACGCGGTAGTGTGGTGGTGAATGGCGATTTGAGCCGCACTTGA
- a CDS encoding methyl-accepting chemotaxis protein → MLAFFNNMRILRKIALTLVALMIVSLGVSAISLQSLSAQKQAAGWSDHTYKVLGVLQNIVEAMVNQETGMRGYVISGDEKFLDPQKAGAAVYLDSLSQIRTLTSDNAVQQRRLDELDAMVKTWTQKVVNPELSLMKNAATYEQARQIEISGAGKASMDGIRAKIKEMAGDEAGLLVTRAATADAAASTAQLAIFGGGAAMLLVAVIGMFILNLGLVRPINGINVTMKMLAGGKTDLVIPGTDRKDEVGEMAAAVEVFRANAVTTLRLEHEADAQRSLTEEERQQKAATDRARSEAMSQATSGLGEGLKHLADGDLTFQLTAPFAADFETLREDFNSAVGQLAETMRAVAEATGAIDNGSREVSASADDLSKRTEQQAASLEETAAALDQITVNVANSSKRADEARSVAVRANESAAQSGKVVADAVDAMQKIEQSSNEISNIIGVIDEIAFQTNLLALNAGVEAARAGEAGKGFAVVAQEVRELAQRSAKAAKEIKELIRSSSAEVQNGVKLVSDTGAALKTIEGYIVTVNQHMNSIATSAKEQSVGLGEVNTAVNQMDQVTQQNAAMVEETSAAGASLANESGRLRELISQFQLGSALRQTAVVMAAGHMHRPVTSPVKRLAGKVAKAFSGNAAVKESWEEF, encoded by the coding sequence ATGCTCGCCTTCTTCAATAATATGAGAATTCTTCGTAAGATCGCTCTGACCCTAGTTGCGTTGATGATTGTCAGCCTTGGGGTGAGTGCGATTAGTCTTCAGTCGCTCTCGGCGCAGAAGCAGGCCGCGGGATGGAGTGACCACACCTATAAAGTTCTTGGCGTGTTGCAAAACATCGTCGAGGCGATGGTAAACCAAGAAACGGGGATGCGCGGTTATGTCATCTCCGGTGATGAGAAGTTCCTCGATCCACAAAAGGCTGGCGCTGCCGTCTATCTCGACAGTCTGTCTCAGATACGCACACTGACCTCTGACAACGCCGTTCAGCAAAGACGCCTCGACGAACTCGACGCGATGGTCAAAACCTGGACGCAGAAGGTCGTTAATCCGGAACTGTCGCTGATGAAGAATGCCGCGACCTATGAGCAAGCTCGCCAGATTGAAATCTCAGGTGCAGGCAAGGCATCCATGGACGGTATTCGTGCAAAGATCAAAGAGATGGCTGGTGATGAAGCTGGCCTTCTGGTCACGCGCGCTGCAACGGCGGATGCAGCCGCATCCACTGCGCAGTTAGCAATCTTCGGCGGAGGCGCTGCCATGCTGCTCGTGGCTGTGATCGGAATGTTTATTCTCAATCTCGGTTTGGTACGACCCATCAATGGTATCAACGTAACGATGAAGATGCTTGCAGGCGGTAAAACTGACCTTGTTATCCCAGGCACTGACCGCAAGGACGAAGTCGGCGAGATGGCAGCCGCTGTCGAGGTGTTCCGCGCCAATGCAGTGACCACGCTGCGCCTTGAACACGAGGCTGATGCGCAACGAAGCCTGACCGAGGAAGAGCGCCAGCAAAAGGCGGCAACCGACCGGGCTCGCAGTGAGGCCATGTCACAGGCGACATCCGGTCTCGGTGAAGGCCTGAAGCATTTGGCTGATGGTGACTTGACCTTCCAGCTGACCGCACCGTTTGCTGCAGATTTCGAAACCCTGCGTGAAGATTTTAACTCTGCCGTCGGCCAACTTGCCGAAACGATGCGGGCCGTCGCGGAAGCAACGGGCGCCATCGACAATGGTAGCCGTGAGGTCAGCGCCAGTGCCGACGATCTCTCCAAGCGCACCGAACAGCAGGCTGCATCCCTTGAAGAAACTGCCGCTGCTCTCGACCAGATCACTGTCAACGTTGCGAATTCCTCTAAGCGCGCCGATGAGGCCCGCAGTGTTGCGGTTCGAGCTAACGAGAGTGCGGCCCAATCCGGCAAGGTGGTTGCCGATGCCGTCGACGCTATGCAGAAGATCGAGCAGTCTTCAAACGAGATTTCCAATATCATCGGCGTCATCGACGAGATCGCCTTCCAGACTAACCTCCTGGCGCTGAATGCCGGGGTCGAGGCGGCGCGAGCCGGAGAGGCGGGCAAGGGATTTGCTGTGGTGGCGCAGGAAGTGCGCGAATTGGCGCAAAGGTCAGCGAAAGCAGCAAAAGAGATCAAGGAGTTGATCCGCAGCTCCTCGGCCGAGGTCCAAAATGGGGTCAAGCTGGTCAGCGACACGGGCGCGGCGCTTAAGACGATCGAAGGTTACATCGTCACCGTCAATCAGCACATGAACTCGATCGCGACATCGGCAAAGGAACAGTCCGTCGGGCTCGGCGAGGTCAACACTGCCGTCAACCAGATGGACCAGGTGACTCAGCAGAATGCGGCTATGGTCGAGGAAACCAGCGCTGCGGGCGCGTCGCTTGCCAATGAAAGTGGCAGATTGCGGGAACTAATTTCGCAGTTCCAGCTTGGCAGTGCGTTACGCCAAACGGCAGTGGTCATGGCGGCAGGGCACATGCATCGTCCTGTCACCTCTCCGGTAAAACGTCTGGCGGGAAAGGTCGCCAAAGCATTTTCCGGTAACGCAGCGGTCAAGGAAAGCTGGGAGGAGTTTTGA
- a CDS encoding chemotaxis protein CheW: MTGSGYSAINTGEMLEIIAFRLHDQEFCVRTTAIREIRGWGPATPIPHAPADVIGVMNLRGTVIPIIDFANKLGMESTEPNERSAIVVAEVHGMAMGLIVDGVSDILTIAASLLQPVPEVSISSGMRYADGIITQPAGMICFLNLERMFENTEASNLLAA; encoded by the coding sequence ATGACCGGTTCGGGCTATAGCGCGATCAACACAGGCGAGATGCTTGAGATCATCGCCTTCCGACTGCACGATCAGGAGTTTTGCGTCCGCACGACAGCCATCCGCGAGATCCGCGGATGGGGTCCTGCCACTCCGATCCCCCATGCTCCCGCCGATGTGATCGGTGTCATGAACTTGCGCGGGACAGTCATTCCAATCATCGACTTTGCCAACAAGCTTGGGATGGAAAGCACCGAACCGAACGAGCGAAGTGCCATTGTTGTTGCGGAAGTTCACGGAATGGCGATGGGGTTGATCGTAGACGGCGTCTCCGACATCCTGACGATCGCGGCAAGTCTGCTCCAACCCGTTCCGGAAGTTAGCATTTCCAGCGGTATGCGGTATGCCGACGGCATCATTACGCAGCCGGCTGGCATGATCTGTTTTCTCAATCTGGAGCGCATGTTTGAGAATACAGAAGCGTCGAACCTACTCGCCGCATAG
- a CDS encoding HD-GYP domain-containing protein — MKVTELPSTKGLNLGHRFLIEAEIDANALRAPERVITPTINRTKPNVQASRTEHQKEAPKRSLAKSRTTAGKATIMQTTELLRGVFDKAQISGIAFEAVAPIVDILVKSITDDPNLLISMTRLKSKDDTTFLHSIAVSSLMIRLARYLKYDENTVHLLGIAGLLHDIGKIEIPLGILVKAGALDDSELKLMQQHPAIGHELLQRNGSMPDVVLDVCLHHHERLDGSGYPKGLMEDQISRHARIAAICDVYDALTSARPYRKPWSQGKAGAWMLDKVGVFDRKLLFKFLDGALL; from the coding sequence ATGAAAGTCACCGAGTTGCCCTCAACGAAGGGCCTTAACTTGGGTCACCGGTTTCTGATTGAAGCAGAAATTGATGCCAACGCGCTGAGGGCTCCCGAGCGAGTGATTACTCCAACCATTAACAGAACGAAGCCAAACGTTCAGGCTTCGCGCACTGAGCATCAAAAGGAAGCCCCAAAGAGGAGCCTTGCCAAGAGCAGAACGACTGCTGGCAAGGCGACAATCATGCAGACGACTGAGCTGCTAAGAGGTGTTTTTGACAAAGCACAAATTTCCGGTATCGCTTTTGAAGCAGTCGCCCCTATCGTCGATATCTTGGTGAAATCCATCACGGACGACCCAAACCTATTGATCAGCATGACGCGCCTGAAATCCAAGGACGACACGACATTTCTTCATTCGATTGCCGTATCGAGCCTTATGATCCGGTTAGCCCGCTATCTGAAATACGACGAAAACACGGTTCATCTCCTCGGCATAGCCGGACTCCTGCACGACATCGGAAAGATCGAAATACCGCTCGGTATTCTTGTTAAGGCTGGCGCCCTTGACGATAGCGAACTCAAATTGATGCAGCAGCACCCGGCTATAGGACACGAGCTCCTTCAGCGGAATGGTAGCATGCCGGATGTCGTGTTGGATGTTTGTCTACATCACCACGAGCGATTGGATGGAAGCGGCTATCCAAAGGGGCTTATGGAAGACCAGATAAGCAGGCATGCGCGCATTGCCGCAATTTGTGATGTCTATGATGCGCTGACCTCAGCGAGGCCCTACCGGAAGCCCTGGAGTCAAGGTAAGGCGGGAGCTTGGATGCTGGACAAGGTTGGGGTTTTCGATCGAAAGCTTCTTTTTAAGTTCCTTGATGGCGCGTTGCTATGA
- a CDS encoding FitA-like ribbon-helix-helix domain-containing protein, which yields MASITIRNVPDEVHRALRVRAAQHGRSAEAEIRIILEQAAKPEGRVKLGSLLTQIGQEVGGLDLTIERDRTPSPPVSFE from the coding sequence ATGGCATCTATCACGATCCGAAACGTGCCCGACGAAGTGCATCGGGCGCTTCGGGTGCGCGCTGCTCAGCACGGTCGCAGCGCCGAGGCGGAAATTCGCATCATCCTGGAACAGGCCGCCAAGCCGGAAGGCCGAGTCAAACTCGGCAGCCTGCTCACACAAATAGGCCAGGAAGTCGGCGGCCTCGATCTGACGATCGAGCGAGACCGCACCCCGTCGCCGCCGGTGAGCTTTGAATGA
- a CDS encoding type II toxin-antitoxin system VapC family toxin, translating to MILLDTNVISEPLKSQPDPRVAAWIDTQAVETLYVAAISLAELRYGIAVHPDGKKKQAAQEKLDRLMLPLFRGRIMPFDEAAAQAYAELRAAAAKKGKAIGDSDGYIAATAKANGLMIATRDTSPFEAAGLTVINPWEASNG from the coding sequence ATGATCCTGCTCGATACCAACGTTATTTCCGAGCCGCTCAAGTCGCAACCCGATCCACGGGTGGCCGCATGGATCGATACGCAGGCCGTCGAAACCCTCTACGTCGCTGCGATCTCACTCGCGGAATTGCGCTACGGCATCGCCGTGCATCCTGACGGCAAGAAGAAACAAGCCGCGCAGGAAAAGCTTGATCGGTTGATGCTGCCTTTGTTCCGGGGCCGCATCATGCCGTTCGATGAAGCCGCCGCCCAGGCTTATGCCGAGCTGCGGGCCGCAGCGGCGAAGAAGGGCAAGGCGATCGGCGATTCAGACGGCTATATCGCTGCCACGGCCAAGGCGAATGGTCTGATGATCGCCACCCGCGACACCAGCCCTTTCGAGGCCGCCGGCCTGACTGTCATCAATCCGTGGGAGGCATCTAATGGCTGA